In Mus musculus strain C57BL/6J chromosome 9, GRCm38.p6 C57BL/6J, one genomic interval encodes:
- the Spc24 gene encoding kinetochore protein Spc24 isoform 1 (isoform 1 is encoded by transcript variant 1) — translation MAAFRDMVEVSNWLLSLLGANRAEAQQRRLLGSYEQMMERLLEMQDGAYRQLRETLAVEEEVAQSLLELKECTRQGDTELQQLEVELQRTSKEDTCVQARLRQLITELQELREMEEELQRQERDVDEDNTVTIPSAVYVAHLYHQISKIQWDYECEPGMIKGIHHGPTVAQPIHLDSAQLSPKFISDYLWSLVDTTWEPEP, via the exons ATGGCGGCTTTCCGCGACATGGTGGAGGTGAGCAACTGGCTACTGAGCCTGCTGGGGGCCAACCGCGCCGAGGCGCAGCAGCGGCGGCTGCTCGGGAGCTACGAGCAGATGATGGAGCGGCTGCTGGAGATGCAGGACGGCGCCTACCGGCAGCTTCGGG AGACTCTGGCTGTGGAGGAGGAAGTGGCTCAGAGCCTTCTTGAACTGAAAGAATGTACGCGCCAGGGGGACACCGAGCTGCAGCAGCTGGAGGTGGAGCTCCAGAGGACCAGCAAGGAGGACACCTGTGTGCAGGCTAGGCTACG TCAGCTCATCACAGAGCTGCAGGAGCtcagggagatggaggaagagctCCAGCGCCAGGAGAGGGATGTAGATGAGGACAACACCGTCACCATCCCCTCTGCAGT GTATGTGGCTCATCTCTATCACCAAATTAGTAAAATACAGTGGGATTATGAATGCGAGCCAGGGATGATCAAGGGCA TCCACCACGGCCCCACAGTGGCCCAGCCCATCCACTTGGACAGTGCACAGCTCTCGCCGAAGTTCATCAGTGACTACCTCTGGAGCCTGGTGGACACCACGTGGGAGCCAGAGCCTTGA
- the Spc24 gene encoding kinetochore protein Spc24 isoform 2 (isoform 2 is encoded by transcript variant 2) has protein sequence MAAFRDMVEVSNWLLSLLGANRAEAQQRRLLGSYEQMMERLLEMQDGAYRQLRETLAVEEEVAQSLLELKECTRQGDTELQQLEVELQRTSKEDTCVQARLRQLITELQELREMEEELQRQERDVDEDNTVTIPSAVPPRPHSGPAHPLGQCTALAEVHQ, from the exons ATGGCGGCTTTCCGCGACATGGTGGAGGTGAGCAACTGGCTACTGAGCCTGCTGGGGGCCAACCGCGCCGAGGCGCAGCAGCGGCGGCTGCTCGGGAGCTACGAGCAGATGATGGAGCGGCTGCTGGAGATGCAGGACGGCGCCTACCGGCAGCTTCGGG AGACTCTGGCTGTGGAGGAGGAAGTGGCTCAGAGCCTTCTTGAACTGAAAGAATGTACGCGCCAGGGGGACACCGAGCTGCAGCAGCTGGAGGTGGAGCTCCAGAGGACCAGCAAGGAGGACACCTGTGTGCAGGCTAGGCTACG TCAGCTCATCACAGAGCTGCAGGAGCtcagggagatggaggaagagctCCAGCGCCAGGAGAGGGATGTAGATGAGGACAACACCGTCACCATCCCCTCTGCAGT TCCACCACGGCCCCACAGTGGCCCAGCCCATCCACTTGGACAGTGCACAGCTCTCGCCGAAGTTCATCAGTGA